One Peromyscus leucopus breed LL Stock chromosome 4, UCI_PerLeu_2.1, whole genome shotgun sequence genomic region harbors:
- the LOC114687440 gene encoding olfactory receptor 8H1-like, with translation MNSWNHTNKPDFILMGLTDSKEIQLILSVLFLLLYLVTVLGNIGMMLVIRLDAQLHTPMYFFLTHLSFLDLSYSTAITPKTLENLLTSNKSISFIGCFTQLYIFILLAATECFLLCSMAYDRYIAICKPLHYSVIMSSRCCLALLTGSYVIGAVDSSVTVLGMITLHFCKSNVIRHFYCDTSPLLSLSCSSTNKIEVIIFIFAGSTILGSLITISVSYVSILSTILKINSTSGKQKAFSTCASHLLGVTVFYSTLIFTYLKPSKSYSLGKDQVASVFYTILIPMLNPLIYSLRNKEVKGAVVRLVKKRQGSRKLT, from the coding sequence GAGATCCAACTGATCCTCTCTGTGCTGTTTCTCCTGCTATACCTGGTCACTGTCCTGGGGAACATAGGCATGATGCTGGTCATTCGTCTAGATGCCCAGCTCCACACTCCGATGTATTTCTTCCTCACCCACCTGTCATTCCTTGACCTCAGTTACTCAACTGCCATCACACCTAAAACCTTAGAGAACCTGCTTACTTCAAACAAGAGCATTTCCTTCATAGGTTGTTTCACCCAGTTGTACATTTTCATCCTCTTGGCAGCTACTGAATGTTTTCTGCTTTGCtcaatggcctatgaccgctatatAGCTATCTGCAAACCTTTACATTATTCAGTTATTATGTCTTCACGATGCTGCCTTGCCCTCCTCACTGGGTCCTATGTGATTGGAGCTGTGGATTCCTCTGTCACCGTGCTTGGCATGATTACACTACACTTCTGTAAGTCCAATGTCATCCGTCACTTTTATTGTGACACATCTCCACTTTTATCTCTGTCCTGCAGTAGCACAAATAAAATTGAAGTGATTATATTCATTTTTGCTGGTTCCACCATTCTGGGTTCTCTTATCACAATATCCGTATCCTATGTTTCCATTCTCTCTACAATTTTGAAGATCAATTCCACTTCAGGAAAGCAAAAGGCCTTCTCCACGTGTGCCTCTCACCTCCTTGGAGTCACTGTCTTTTACAGCACTCTGATCTTTACTTATTTGAAGCCAAGTAAATCCTACTCATTGGGAAAGGATCAAGTAGCTTCTGTTTTTTACACCATTTTGATCCCCATGCTGAACCCACTCATTTatagtctcagaaacaaagaagtgAAAGGTGCTGTTGTTAGATTAGTGAAGAAGAGACAAGGATCCAGGAAATTAACATGA